In the Octadecabacter sp. SW4 genome, one interval contains:
- a CDS encoding cupin domain-containing protein yields MTIKNHFPGQENTLETVVDGLSRKIAAYNDNLMIVEVHFEAGVTAPLHHHIHEQITYVMSGKFEFTVGDKTYIVGAGDSLYKQPDIEHGATCLEAGTLLDVFTPHREDFL; encoded by the coding sequence ATGACCATCAAAAACCACTTCCCCGGACAGGAGAATACGCTGGAGACCGTTGTCGATGGCCTGTCACGCAAGATTGCGGCCTACAACGACAACCTGATGATCGTGGAAGTGCATTTTGAGGCTGGCGTCACGGCCCCCCTGCACCACCATATCCACGAGCAAATCACCTACGTGATGTCCGGCAAATTCGAATTCACCGTGGGCGACAAGACCTACATCGTGGGCGCTGGTGACTCGCTTTACAAACAACCCGATATTGAACACGGGGCCACCTGCCTGGAAGCAGGCACACTGCTGGATGTCTTTACACCACACCGTGAGGATTTCCTGTGA
- a CDS encoding DUF4962 domain-containing protein, with protein MWIPVLDDDACYVMRLSTDPKFSKGKTLVFEGLPLNFFTPGTTLEPGTYYWSYATWGADTGAPSSSWSSSRSFSIGDGLPETPLPSRAERLSNVAMDHPRLWMTNARLSDFKDAVKADPDHCTWSTFYEKSVLPWMDRDIQCEPSGYPNHQRTAPIWRQTYIDLQEVWYAIRHLAIGGKVTDDAEMTARAKQWLLEAASWDPMGVTSRAHTDEWAYRVCNALAWGYDWLYDDLSEEERATVRAALLERTRDIAEHAILNAKIHLFPYDSHAVRSVSLCIVPCCIALLGDDEDDEARDWLNYSIEFLMTVYSPWGDADGGWAEGTNYWMMGIAYLIDAANRLKSYTGIDLYKRPFLQNTGDFPLYCKAPNTRRSTFGDDSTQGDLPAIKTGLNMRQFAGVTGKGEYQWYADENLATNPGTEMAFYNWGWWDTNFDELVYQTDFPMVEATPPKGGLRHFKGIGWVGAQHAMDDPDNHIQFVFKSSRFGSVSHSHGDQNAFCMAAYGEDMAIQSGYYVAFNSSMHRNWRRQTRSKNAILINGKGQYAEKDKSKALGATGKIIAAEQRDDHIFIHGDATPAYQSLSPEVTRAEREIYFVRNSYFVIVDKVDAETPVTVEWLLHANNPFDLGKTSFRHSGDRAGFYGQVVWSEGGKPNITQKTEFTDVDPEDYQGLHVSTCLTAQYPAATRHRFATLLVPYKLDAPRRVFNFMDDQGYDADLYFTDPDEHTFKIVMKKLANS; from the coding sequence ATGTGGATTCCAGTGCTCGATGACGACGCATGCTATGTGATGCGCCTGTCCACCGATCCCAAATTCTCGAAGGGGAAAACACTGGTCTTCGAGGGCCTGCCGCTGAACTTCTTTACGCCCGGCACCACGCTGGAACCCGGCACCTATTATTGGTCTTATGCTACATGGGGCGCCGACACTGGCGCGCCATCCAGCAGTTGGAGCAGCAGCCGCAGCTTTAGTATCGGTGATGGGCTGCCGGAAACGCCGCTACCTTCACGTGCGGAGCGGTTGTCAAACGTCGCGATGGATCACCCGCGCCTTTGGATGACAAACGCGCGGCTGAGTGATTTCAAGGACGCCGTCAAGGCCGACCCTGATCACTGTACCTGGTCCACATTCTACGAAAAGTCCGTACTGCCGTGGATGGATCGCGACATCCAGTGCGAACCTTCCGGATACCCGAACCATCAGCGCACGGCCCCCATCTGGCGGCAAACCTATATTGATCTGCAAGAGGTCTGGTACGCGATCCGCCACCTCGCCATCGGGGGCAAGGTTACCGATGACGCCGAGATGACGGCCCGCGCCAAACAGTGGCTGCTTGAGGCAGCAAGCTGGGATCCGATGGGGGTCACATCCCGCGCCCACACGGACGAATGGGCCTATCGGGTGTGCAATGCTTTGGCGTGGGGATATGACTGGCTTTATGACGACCTCAGCGAGGAAGAACGCGCGACCGTTCGGGCGGCCCTACTGGAACGCACCCGCGATATTGCCGAACATGCGATCTTGAACGCCAAGATTCACCTTTTCCCATACGACAGTCACGCCGTGCGCTCAGTTTCGTTGTGCATCGTGCCCTGCTGCATTGCACTGTTAGGAGACGATGAGGACGACGAGGCGCGCGATTGGCTCAACTACTCCATTGAATTCCTGATGACAGTCTATTCGCCCTGGGGTGACGCCGATGGGGGCTGGGCCGAAGGCACCAATTACTGGATGATGGGCATTGCATACCTTATTGATGCAGCCAACCGGCTGAAATCCTATACCGGGATTGACCTCTATAAACGGCCTTTCCTGCAAAACACAGGTGACTTCCCGCTGTATTGCAAGGCGCCCAACACCCGTCGTTCCACGTTTGGCGATGATAGCACGCAAGGCGACCTGCCCGCGATCAAGACCGGCCTGAACATGCGCCAATTTGCGGGCGTGACCGGAAAGGGTGAATACCAGTGGTATGCCGACGAAAACCTGGCCACCAATCCTGGCACAGAAATGGCGTTCTATAACTGGGGCTGGTGGGACACCAATTTCGATGAATTGGTTTACCAGACAGATTTCCCCATGGTCGAAGCCACGCCCCCAAAGGGTGGTCTACGTCACTTCAAAGGCATCGGCTGGGTTGGTGCCCAACATGCGATGGACGACCCCGACAACCACATTCAGTTTGTATTCAAGTCGTCCAGATTCGGATCTGTCAGCCATAGCCACGGAGATCAGAACGCATTTTGCATGGCCGCCTATGGCGAAGATATGGCTATCCAATCTGGCTACTATGTTGCATTCAATTCCAGCATGCACCGGAATTGGCGCAGGCAGACCCGATCGAAGAACGCCATTCTGATCAATGGCAAAGGGCAGTACGCTGAAAAGGATAAGTCCAAGGCCTTGGGGGCGACGGGCAAGATCATCGCTGCCGAACAGCGCGACGATCACATCTTCATTCACGGTGATGCGACGCCGGCGTATCAAAGCCTGTCCCCCGAAGTGACCCGCGCGGAGCGCGAAATCTACTTTGTGCGCAATTCCTATTTCGTGATCGTCGACAAGGTGGACGCCGAAACCCCTGTTACGGTTGAATGGCTCTTGCATGCCAATAATCCGTTCGACCTGGGCAAAACGTCCTTCCGCCATAGCGGAGATCGCGCGGGGTTCTATGGGCAGGTTGTCTGGTCCGAAGGCGGCAAGCCAAACATCACGCAGAAGACGGAATTCACTGACGTCGACCCTGAGGATTACCAAGGCTTGCACGTCAGCACCTGCCTTACCGCGCAGTATCCCGCGGCAACCCGCCACCGCTTCGCAACGCTCCTTGTGCCCTACAAGCTCGATGCCCCGAGGAGGGTTTTCAATTTCATGGACGATCAAGGTTATGACGCAGATCTCTATTTCACCGACCCGGATGAACACACGTTCAAAATCGTCATGAAGAAACTCGCAAACAGCTGA
- a CDS encoding extracellular solute-binding protein, giving the protein MKTQMGGNQMRKLSLVATLLVGSAISTPAFADGHLRIVDEPLELTIQMNHARYPIYEETWPVEQAARELTGIHLINDTVGANMRTDENTGRTEALNLMLASGNVPDIVGSSRIRDFVNQYGPEGAFVPLNDLIAEHAPNIAAYYAERPDIEAAVKASDGQMYYIPYLPDGKYGRAYWIRTDWLDALGLDMPETVDEYEAVLRAFKTQDPNGNGIADEVPFFARQWPELIRLVTLWDGRAHGSDTYHDFLVEDGKIGHGYIGEGYRDGIANLARWYAEGLIDAEIFTRGSSARDFLLSENLGGSTHDWFASTSGYNRLSSEIDGFAFEAFLPPASPSGRRIEEHRRILVKPDGWAIGYTNENVVETIKYFDFWFTEEGRRLANFGVEGQQYEMVDGEPIFTQEFLDAGPVNRSLYQVGAQLQGRGYFQDYDYEIQWSNEFALEGIALYDSGDYLIPDFLGVAFTADEQQVYDRTWSSIRDYMLERQQSWILGNGDVMADWDEYIATLDEMGMQELLVVMQSAYDRQYGVN; this is encoded by the coding sequence ATGAAAACGCAAATGGGAGGAAATCAAATGCGCAAATTGAGCCTAGTGGCGACCCTACTTGTAGGGAGTGCTATTTCAACGCCCGCGTTTGCGGACGGTCATCTGAGGATTGTCGATGAACCTCTGGAACTGACGATCCAGATGAACCACGCACGCTATCCTATCTACGAAGAAACCTGGCCGGTTGAGCAGGCCGCCCGAGAGCTGACAGGTATCCATCTGATAAACGACACTGTCGGCGCCAACATGCGGACGGACGAAAACACGGGCCGCACCGAGGCGCTGAACTTGATGCTGGCCTCTGGCAACGTCCCCGACATCGTTGGCTCCAGCCGGATCCGCGACTTTGTGAACCAGTATGGCCCCGAAGGTGCGTTTGTGCCGCTGAACGATCTGATCGCAGAACATGCGCCAAATATCGCAGCCTATTACGCGGAACGTCCCGACATCGAGGCCGCCGTCAAGGCTTCCGATGGTCAGATGTATTACATCCCCTATCTGCCCGATGGTAAATACGGCCGCGCGTATTGGATCCGCACAGATTGGCTCGACGCGCTTGGTCTGGATATGCCTGAAACGGTCGATGAATACGAAGCAGTCCTGCGCGCCTTCAAGACGCAGGACCCCAACGGCAATGGCATCGCGGATGAGGTGCCATTCTTCGCGCGTCAGTGGCCCGAACTCATCCGTCTGGTGACACTCTGGGACGGTCGCGCGCACGGTTCCGACACCTACCACGACTTCTTGGTTGAAGACGGCAAAATTGGCCATGGCTATATCGGTGAAGGCTACCGCGACGGTATCGCCAACCTTGCACGCTGGTATGCAGAAGGCTTGATCGACGCTGAAATCTTCACGCGCGGTTCTTCTGCACGTGATTTCTTGCTGTCGGAAAACCTTGGCGGGTCAACCCATGACTGGTTCGCCTCCACCTCTGGCTACAATCGCCTGTCGTCCGAGATCGACGGCTTTGCGTTCGAGGCCTTCTTGCCGCCAGCGTCCCCATCCGGGCGCCGTATCGAAGAACACCGCCGTATCCTCGTCAAGCCGGACGGTTGGGCCATTGGTTACACCAATGAGAACGTCGTTGAGACGATCAAGTATTTCGATTTCTGGTTCACCGAAGAGGGCCGCCGCCTGGCCAACTTTGGCGTCGAGGGCCAGCAGTATGAAATGGTCGATGGTGAGCCGATCTTCACTCAGGAATTCCTGGATGCTGGTCCGGTGAACCGCTCGCTTTATCAGGTGGGCGCCCAGCTTCAGGGCCGTGGTTACTTCCAGGATTACGACTATGAAATCCAGTGGAGCAACGAGTTCGCCCTTGAGGGCATTGCCCTTTATGACTCCGGCGACTACCTGATCCCTGACTTTCTGGGCGTGGCATTCACGGCTGACGAACAGCAGGTCTACGACCGCACATGGAGCAGTATTCGCGACTACATGCTCGAGCGTCAGCAAAGCTGGATCCTTGGCAATGGGGACGTGATGGCCGATTGGGACGAGTATATCGCCACGCTCGACGAGATGGGCATGCAGGAGCTGCTGGTTGTTATGCAGTCCGCCTACGATCGTCAGTACGGCGTAAACTGA
- a CDS encoding carbohydrate ABC transporter permease, with protein MNWNLYSNGDKFFAIVVSVLIGLFTVATLYPFIYIAAVSFSSGFAAQAGKVVLTPIDATLEAYGYIVSDPQFWISYGNTFIYTIGGTVMSLLFIVPCAYALSRPQLRGRRFFNLFIAFTMWFNAGLIPFFLNMRDLGLLDSMFGIILGFAINAFNIILLRNFFESIPQSFEEAARMDGANDFQVLWKVFIPLSKPAIATITLFLIVARWNGFFWAMVLLQSESKIPLQVFLRHTISNLSDDDEFAIVQTAAGFSAETVTAAIIVCSIIPVLIVYPFVQKYFEKGILLGGVKE; from the coding sequence ATGAATTGGAACCTCTATTCAAACGGCGACAAATTCTTCGCCATTGTGGTGTCAGTCCTGATCGGCCTGTTCACAGTCGCCACGCTGTATCCGTTTATCTATATTGCTGCGGTGTCATTCAGTTCGGGGTTTGCAGCGCAAGCAGGTAAAGTGGTGCTGACGCCAATCGATGCGACGCTTGAAGCCTACGGGTACATTGTGTCTGATCCGCAGTTCTGGATCAGCTACGGCAATACGTTCATCTATACGATTGGCGGCACTGTCATGAGTTTGCTGTTTATCGTGCCTTGCGCCTACGCTCTGTCGCGCCCGCAGCTCAGGGGTCGTCGGTTTTTCAACCTCTTTATCGCCTTCACCATGTGGTTCAACGCGGGTCTGATCCCGTTCTTTCTGAACATGCGCGATCTGGGGCTTTTGGACAGCATGTTCGGCATTATCCTTGGTTTTGCGATTAATGCCTTCAACATCATCCTCCTGCGCAACTTCTTTGAATCCATTCCGCAAAGCTTCGAAGAAGCCGCTCGCATGGACGGGGCCAACGATTTTCAAGTTCTTTGGAAGGTGTTCATCCCGCTATCAAAGCCAGCCATTGCGACGATCACATTGTTCCTTATCGTCGCGCGTTGGAACGGCTTTTTTTGGGCCATGGTGCTGCTGCAATCTGAAAGCAAAATCCCGTTGCAGGTGTTCTTGCGCCATACAATCTCGAACCTCAGCGACGATGATGAATTTGCCATCGTTCAGACAGCAGCCGGGTTCAGTGCGGAAACCGTTACCGCAGCCATTATCGTATGTTCGATCATCCCGGTGCTGATCGTCTACCCGTTCGTTCAGAAATACTTTGAGAAAGGCATCCTTCTAGGGGGTGTCAAAGAATGA
- a CDS encoding sugar ABC transporter permease, protein MSDRNSDVGGSPIEEVVVKASEALRDRKQTHAADKNWVRLYDHFKREWQIYAMLLPTIIWFLVFLYKPMYGLQIAFKDYSIFKGVANSPWIGFEHFQTLFSNDQFLRAVRNTIAISFYNLLFGFPAPIILALMFNEVLHATYKRTAQTIVYLPHFISSVIIAGIVITAFSPTAGIINTILGWFGMDSIYFLTQPQWFRPIFVGTGIWQEAGFGSIVFLAAIAGVNPSLYESAVVDGANRWQMMWKITIPSILPTILIMLIIRIGNVMEVSFELVILLYQPSTYETADVVNTWIYRQGLQSGQYDLAAAGGLFNAVVAFVLVMTANTLSRRFSRTSLW, encoded by the coding sequence ATGTCTGACCGCAATTCCGACGTTGGAGGTTCCCCAATCGAAGAAGTGGTCGTCAAGGCGTCCGAGGCCTTGCGTGACCGAAAACAGACCCACGCGGCCGACAAGAACTGGGTCCGCCTTTATGATCATTTCAAGCGCGAATGGCAGATCTATGCGATGCTGTTGCCAACGATCATCTGGTTCCTCGTCTTTCTCTATAAACCGATGTACGGACTTCAGATTGCCTTCAAAGACTATTCGATTTTCAAGGGCGTCGCGAATAGCCCATGGATTGGATTCGAGCATTTCCAGACGCTTTTCTCGAACGACCAATTCCTTCGAGCGGTGCGCAACACGATAGCCATCAGCTTTTATAATTTGTTGTTCGGCTTCCCGGCACCGATCATCCTTGCGCTGATGTTCAACGAGGTTTTGCACGCGACATACAAACGTACGGCGCAGACCATCGTTTACCTGCCGCACTTCATCTCATCGGTGATTATTGCTGGTATCGTCATCACCGCATTTTCGCCCACCGCCGGTATCATCAACACCATCCTTGGGTGGTTTGGGATGGATTCGATCTACTTCCTAACCCAGCCCCAATGGTTCCGACCGATCTTTGTCGGGACGGGAATCTGGCAAGAGGCCGGCTTCGGTTCCATCGTATTCCTTGCCGCCATCGCGGGTGTGAACCCGTCGCTCTACGAAAGCGCTGTCGTCGACGGCGCGAACCGTTGGCAGATGATGTGGAAGATCACAATTCCCTCGATCCTGCCAACCATCCTGATCATGCTGATCATTCGGATTGGCAACGTCATGGAGGTTTCATTCGAACTGGTGATCTTGCTCTACCAGCCATCGACCTATGAGACGGCTGACGTGGTGAACACATGGATTTATCGTCAGGGCCTTCAATCCGGTCAATACGATCTTGCCGCCGCAGGTGGGTTGTTCAACGCCGTCGTCGCCTTCGTTTTGGTCATGACCGCCAATACCTTGTCACGCCGCTTCTCGCGCACTTCGCTCTGGTAG
- a CDS encoding ABC transporter ATP-binding protein, producing the protein MSGVNLSGIVKAYGALQVVHGIDLNVEEKEFVVLVGPSGCGKSTTLRMIAGLEEITGGDLTIDGRRMNRIAPKDRDVAMVFQNYALYPHLNVADNMAFGLRIRKMPRAEIKTTIDDVAEILGLTPYLDRRPADLSGGQRQRVAMGRAIVRHPKVFLFDEPLSNLDAKLRTQMRAEIKRLHNRLGVTSVYVTHDQVEAMTLADRIVVMNDGRIEQVGTPMELFNDPANIFVAGFLGSPPMNQMKGTLTENGAQIGSAEIRIDGSTTGQAGREVIVGIRPEHVTLSDEGKSSALPINLDLVEPLGSEALLHARSGEDSLVFKADTNGDIAHLSGVATVYVPTHLVKLFDAETGHAMKLGA; encoded by the coding sequence TTGTCCGGTGTAAATCTCAGTGGTATCGTAAAGGCATATGGGGCTTTGCAGGTCGTCCACGGGATCGACTTGAATGTCGAGGAAAAGGAATTCGTGGTGTTGGTTGGCCCGTCGGGCTGTGGAAAATCAACCACCTTGCGGATGATTGCGGGTCTCGAGGAAATCACGGGTGGTGACCTTACAATCGATGGCCGCCGCATGAACCGGATCGCCCCCAAAGACCGCGACGTGGCGATGGTTTTTCAGAACTACGCGCTCTATCCGCACCTGAATGTGGCCGACAACATGGCCTTCGGATTGCGTATTCGAAAGATGCCCAGGGCCGAGATCAAGACCACGATCGACGATGTCGCCGAGATCCTCGGCCTGACCCCTTACCTTGATCGGCGCCCCGCAGATTTGTCAGGCGGGCAGCGGCAGCGTGTCGCCATGGGCCGTGCCATCGTGCGTCACCCAAAGGTGTTCCTGTTTGACGAACCGCTGTCGAACCTTGACGCCAAGCTTCGCACACAGATGCGCGCAGAAATCAAACGATTGCACAACAGGCTTGGCGTGACATCGGTCTACGTAACGCATGATCAAGTCGAGGCAATGACCCTGGCGGACCGGATTGTCGTCATGAATGACGGCAGGATCGAACAGGTCGGAACGCCGATGGAATTGTTTAACGATCCCGCCAACATTTTTGTGGCAGGTTTTCTGGGCTCTCCGCCAATGAACCAGATGAAGGGGACGCTAACCGAAAACGGGGCACAGATCGGCAGTGCTGAGATCAGGATTGACGGGTCCACGACTGGGCAGGCGGGGCGCGAAGTGATCGTAGGTATCCGCCCCGAACATGTGACCCTGTCTGATGAGGGAAAGTCGTCGGCGCTCCCCATCAATCTCGATCTTGTTGAACCGCTTGGTTCAGAGGCGCTTTTGCATGCCCGCAGTGGTGAAGACAGCCTTGTTTTCAAGGCTGACACTAACGGGGATATTGCCCATCTGTCAGGCGTTGCCACGGTGTATGTGCCGACACATTTGGTGAAACTGTTTGACGCCGAGACTGGCCATGCCATGAAGTTGGGGGCCTGA
- a CDS encoding GntR family transcriptional regulator, translating into MVQSIAQNERRTSVDDVFDNLHEQIVTLKLKPGDRISEAEIAAQFGVSRQPVRDAFSRLANLDLLLIRPQRATEVRRFSLRQIEKARFIRAAIEKEVLRRAAAHCDSAGAAQLSDALAQQKAAVAAKDVERFGKLDYAFHEILCDIAHVDYAFDVILEEKAKVDRLCMLGIEKEQRMPELIEDHKAIADAIISHDAEAAIAAGQKHLSRLDGTIARITATNANYFESASS; encoded by the coding sequence ATGGTACAGTCAATCGCTCAAAACGAACGCCGCACGAGCGTGGATGATGTTTTTGACAATCTGCATGAGCAAATTGTGACTCTGAAGCTCAAGCCTGGGGATCGTATTTCAGAGGCCGAAATAGCAGCGCAGTTTGGTGTGTCGCGGCAGCCTGTACGTGATGCTTTCAGCAGGCTGGCAAACCTGGATTTGCTTTTGATCCGGCCACAGCGGGCGACCGAGGTCCGGCGGTTTTCATTGCGCCAGATCGAAAAGGCTCGGTTCATTCGGGCCGCTATTGAAAAAGAGGTATTGCGCCGCGCCGCAGCCCATTGCGACAGTGCAGGCGCGGCACAGTTGAGCGATGCCTTGGCACAGCAAAAAGCAGCGGTTGCCGCCAAGGATGTTGAGCGTTTTGGCAAGCTTGACTATGCCTTTCATGAGATATTGTGCGATATCGCGCATGTGGACTATGCGTTTGATGTAATCCTTGAGGAAAAGGCGAAAGTCGACCGGCTCTGCATGCTGGGCATCGAAAAAGAGCAGCGCATGCCCGAACTGATCGAGGACCATAAGGCGATCGCCGACGCGATCATTTCGCATGATGCAGAGGCCGCAATCGCCGCAGGTCAAAAGCACCTTTCGCGTCTTGATGGCACGATCGCGCGGATCACCGCGACGAACGCAAATTACTTTGAGAGCGCAAGCTCCTAG
- a CDS encoding MATE family efflux transporter — protein MTTATEYAEAEAGPGARQVFVLAWPMTLRAIFLHGTVVIDGFLLSSLGEGALAAMGLAAALGGIVLGFIFAFSHAMQIRTAQAFGGGNPIFLKSVLVAGLTVSLGIGVVGVGMILVWGEVVIAALAPSTQIAGQAQTYLLIFTVVILCEAIGQCIASFFNGCSRSKLPLYGYLLSVPINVTSSIVLIHGYWGFPALGVAGAALGSAIAITVQTAFWSVLLFRTSGHLLRVVGWHLDTFVSTLKRHIQFALPIAATFVSATLSTHLCSLIYARMALNSFAALTLIAPWNMLAGQIAMQWTQATGILVAQLLGKRTPEDVLDRFLSRAWLGAFVAAGIVSAAFLIMGLSLDWIYPNLERETRAILFGFLPILMVIQFPRATNAICGNTLRAAGDTVYVMHIFIWSQWAFRVPATALLVLYFDLSAFWILSLFLWEEVIKFPAFHRRLWRGDWKKFDVAA, from the coding sequence ATGACCACAGCGACAGAATATGCAGAGGCTGAGGCCGGTCCCGGCGCACGGCAGGTGTTTGTTCTGGCGTGGCCTATGACGCTGCGGGCGATCTTCCTTCATGGGACCGTTGTGATTGATGGCTTCCTTTTATCGTCCTTAGGGGAAGGAGCACTTGCCGCGATGGGTCTGGCGGCGGCCCTTGGCGGGATTGTGTTGGGTTTTATCTTCGCCTTCTCTCATGCAATGCAGATCCGCACCGCGCAGGCGTTCGGCGGCGGAAATCCGATTTTTCTAAAATCCGTGCTGGTTGCGGGGCTGACTGTCAGCCTCGGCATTGGCGTAGTCGGCGTTGGCATGATCCTGGTCTGGGGCGAGGTAGTGATCGCTGCACTGGCCCCATCAACCCAGATCGCCGGTCAAGCGCAGACCTATCTGTTGATCTTCACCGTTGTTATCCTTTGCGAGGCAATCGGCCAGTGTATTGCAAGTTTCTTCAATGGCTGTAGCCGCAGTAAACTGCCCCTCTACGGGTATCTGCTTTCAGTCCCTATCAACGTCACCAGCAGCATCGTCTTGATCCATGGATATTGGGGTTTCCCGGCGCTTGGCGTGGCTGGCGCCGCTCTTGGCAGCGCCATCGCGATCACCGTTCAAACCGCGTTTTGGAGCGTTCTTTTATTTCGCACGAGTGGGCACTTGCTTCGTGTCGTGGGGTGGCACCTTGATACATTTGTGTCCACCCTTAAACGGCACATTCAGTTTGCCTTGCCGATCGCTGCAACCTTTGTCAGCGCGACGCTTTCGACGCATTTGTGTTCACTGATCTACGCCAGAATGGCGCTCAACAGTTTTGCGGCGCTGACGCTCATCGCGCCGTGGAACATGTTGGCCGGGCAAATCGCGATGCAGTGGACCCAAGCGACCGGCATCTTGGTTGCCCAATTGCTTGGCAAGCGCACCCCTGAGGACGTGCTCGACCGCTTCCTGTCGCGCGCCTGGCTTGGCGCATTTGTAGCTGCGGGCATTGTATCGGCGGCGTTTCTGATCATGGGCCTGTCGCTCGACTGGATTTACCCGAACCTTGAACGTGAGACCCGCGCGATCCTGTTTGGGTTTCTGCCGATCCTGATGGTCATCCAGTTTCCCCGCGCCACCAATGCGATCTGTGGCAACACACTGCGTGCGGCGGGGGATACCGTGTATGTGATGCACATCTTCATCTGGTCACAGTGGGCGTTTCGCGTGCCAGCGACCGCCCTTCTTGTTCTGTATTTCGATCTGTCAGCCTTTTGGATATTGTCCCTGTTTTTGTGGGAGGAAGTCATAAAATTCCCGGCATTTCATCGTCGTCTTTGGCGTGGTGACTGGAAAAAGTTTGACGTCGCTGCATGA
- the kduD gene encoding 2-dehydro-3-deoxy-D-gluconate 5-dehydrogenase KduD, whose translation MNRFSLNDTRAFVTGANTGIGQAIAVDLARHGCHVIAVGRSPMDETLAKAAATGGTASAVRADLGTVAAAQAAFEEAEQQFGPIDTLVNNAGIIRRNDSLEFTEEDWDAVMDINLKVVFFLSQSFAKSRVAKGQGGSIINIASLLSFQGGIRVPSYTASKSGVAGLTKILSNEWAAKGITVNAVAPGYVMSNNTTDLRNDPERNKAILDRIPMGRWAEPEDIAGAVTFLAGRAARYVTGATLPVDGGWLGR comes from the coding sequence ATGAACCGATTTTCTTTGAATGATACAAGGGCTTTCGTGACAGGGGCCAATACTGGCATCGGTCAGGCGATTGCCGTCGATCTGGCGCGCCACGGCTGCCACGTCATTGCGGTCGGACGCTCGCCCATGGACGAAACGCTGGCAAAGGCGGCCGCAACAGGTGGCACGGCGAGCGCCGTGCGGGCTGATTTGGGAACGGTTGCAGCCGCACAAGCCGCGTTTGAAGAGGCAGAGCAGCAATTCGGACCCATTGATACGCTGGTGAACAATGCCGGCATCATCCGCCGCAACGACAGTCTTGAGTTCACAGAAGAAGACTGGGACGCGGTCATGGATATCAATCTGAAGGTAGTGTTCTTCCTCAGCCAGTCCTTTGCCAAGTCACGTGTCGCGAAGGGGCAGGGCGGCAGCATCATCAACATTGCCTCGCTCCTGTCATTTCAAGGCGGCATCCGTGTGCCGTCCTACACCGCATCCAAGAGCGGGGTGGCCGGGCTTACGAAAATTCTGTCTAACGAATGGGCAGCAAAAGGGATCACAGTGAATGCGGTCGCACCGGGTTACGTCATGAGCAACAACACAACCGACCTACGCAATGATCCCGAACGCAACAAGGCGATCCTTGACCGTATTCCAATGGGTCGTTGGGCAGAACCCGAGGATATCGCTGGCGCCGTTACGTTTCTGGCAGGCCGGGCTGCGCGATATGTGACGGGTGCCACGCTGCCGGTAGATGGCGGATGGTTAGGGCGCTAA